One Helianthus annuus cultivar XRQ/B chromosome 12, HanXRQr2.0-SUNRISE, whole genome shotgun sequence genomic region harbors:
- the LOC110893326 gene encoding enhancer of mRNA-decapping protein 1-like: protein MPPRFWRGRGKGPATSNDHEVEPSHRHTPSITMSTSPQEPWRVYVEPGRRSVSLSSSPSYLHSFGPQSENKLVNPPPSFIPLQRSNSHHSFGDPTPAFQIRFNLANFIQEPVGVNPRGREDHFSAAYNPFELPGHNSFNYANVDPYQEVWDYNVRHPEGPYGGPWTTGYPPYVYQQQPPPQPPYQQSPQPQLIPPEHQQVVLDRLGQCEQEIQTALCAIS, encoded by the exons ATGCCGCCAAGGTTTTggagaggaagaggcaagggcccAGCAACGAGCAATGACCATGAAGTCGAGCCTTCTCACCGGCATACACCATCGATCACAATGAGCACTAGCCCTCAGGAGCCATGGAGGGTttatgttgaacccgggaggcgatcTGTCTCCCtaagctcttcaccttcttacttACATTCCTTTGGACCGCAGTCCGAAAACAAGCTCGTCAACCCTCCGCCTTCCTTCATACCGTTGCAGCGGTCAAACTCGCACCattcttttggtgaccctacccctgCTTTCCAGATCCGGTTCAATCTGGCCAATTTCATCCAAGAACCCGTGGGTGTTAACCCACGTGGACGAGAAGATCACTTTTCTG cggcgtataacccgtTTGAGTTGCCGGGCCACAACAGCTTCAACTATGCTAATGTGGACCCGTACCAAGAGGTGTGGGACTACAATGTTCGTCACCCTGAAGGGCCCTACGGTGGTCCTTGGACTACCGGGTACCCACCATATGTGTACCAGCAACAGCCACCTCCTCAACCACCGTATCAGCAGTCGCCGCAGCCGCAACTGATTCCGCCGGAACATCAACAAGTGGTCCTCGATAGATTGGGCCAATGTGAGCAGGAAATTCAAACG gccttatgtgctattaGTTAA